The Lycium barbarum isolate Lr01 chromosome 10, ASM1917538v2, whole genome shotgun sequence genome includes a region encoding these proteins:
- the LOC132614138 gene encoding small ribosomal subunit protein eS17 — MGRVRTKTVKKSSRQVIERYYSKMTLDFHTNKKILEEVAIIPSKRLRNKIAGFSTHLMKRIQKGPVRGISLKLQEEERERRMDFVPDESAIKTDLIEVDKETLDMLSALGMSDLPGVVKQAAEPQAVAALPTYGRGAGGFGGRKY, encoded by the coding sequence ATGGGTCGTGTACGCACCAAGACCGTGAAGAAGTCATCGAGACAGGTAATTGAGAGGTACTACTCAAAGATGACCTTGGATTTCCACACCAACAAGAAGATCTTGGAGGAAGTTGCCATCATTCCTTCAAAGCGTCTCCGCAACAAGATTGCTGGGTTCTCCACCCACCTTATGAAGCGTATTCAGAAGGGACCCGTTAGAGGCATCTCCCTGAAGTTGCAAGAGGAGGAACGTGAGAGACGTATGGACTTTGTTCCTGATGAGTCTGCAATTAAGACCGATCTGATTGAGGTCGACAAGGAGACCCTTGACATGCTTTCAGCCCTTGGCATGTCTGACCTTCCTGGTGTTGTCAAGCAGGCTGCAGAACCACAAGCAGTTGCAGCTCTCCCAACCTATGGTCGTGGTGCTGGTGGTTTTGGCGGCAGGAAATACTAA
- the LOC132613633 gene encoding pentatricopeptide repeat-containing protein At5g04810, chloroplastic isoform X1, producing the protein MDTSVIFSLSSTSHYSPSPPHFTTSILTLKHHPTTTVVSLKTSSSDSQEKPTTSTSLRRPNLEFTKNPLKQLLNTPPSTTKKPLNTPQSQNLKFTKNPLKLLLNSPPATSPPPPQSLTNKLSPPLEESESDLDNLDVEEMQKSSEFREKGKIFIGNLPLWVKKKELGEFFRQFGPIKNVILIKGHHETEMNKGFGFVIYGGSTAEKAAMKAVEFDGVEFHGRVLTVKLDDGRRMKAKTEERKRWVEGEDDVEYRSKWHEEREGSRNDFRKVLDTQPDNWQAVVQAFDRIKKVLCLLRKEFGLMVNYYGRRGDMHRARETFEKMRARGIEPTVHVYTNLIHAYAVARDMEEALSCVRRMKEEGIEMSLVTHSILVDGFAKLGNIEAAEQWFKEAKERHPTLNAIIYGSIIYANCQRCNMDRAEELIREMEEEGIDAPIDIYHIMMDGYTSIGNEDKCLIVFDRLKECGFTPSVVSYGCLMNLYIKIGKVSKAFEVSQMMKLAGIKHNMKTYSMLINGFINLKDWANAFAVFEDVITDGLKPDVVLYNNIIRAFCGMGNMDRAVRIVEEMKKERQRPTSRTFMPIIHAFAKAGEIRKALDIFDMMRRSGCIPTVQTFNALILGLVEKRQMEKAVDVLDEMLLAGIRPNERTYTSIMDGYASLGDTGKAFEYFSRIKDEGLELDIYTYEALLKACCKSGRMQSALAVTKEMSAKNIPRNTYVYNILIDGWARRGDVWEAADLMQQMRQDGVQPDIHTYTSFVNACCKAGDMQKATNTILEMKRVGVKPNVKTYTTLIHGWARASLPEKALKCFEEMKQSGLEPDKAVYHCLMTSLLSRATVAEYYIIAGIHHVCEEMVVSGLTVDMGTAVHWSRCLQKIERTGGDLTEALQKTFPPDWNSYRNLNAASNETGNNEGLDNGDYNDGPFFENDSDIDSDDDTNAPEM; encoded by the exons ATGGACACTAGTGTTATCTTCTCCCTCTCTTCCACCTCACACTACTCTCCATCTCCACCACACTTCACCACTTCCATCCTTACCTTAAAACACCATCCCACCACCACAGTTGTCTCCCTCAAGACTTCCTCATCTGACTCCCAAGAAAAACCCACCACCTCCACCAGCCTCAGGCGACCCAATCTTGAATTTACCAAAAACCCCTTAAAACAGCTCCTTAATACCCCTCCTTCCACCACCAAGAAACCCCTTAATACCCCTCAATCTCAGAATCTTAAATTCACTAAAAACCCCTTAAAACTTCTCCTTAATTCCCCTCCTGCCACCTCACCACCACCCCCACAAAGCCTCACTAACAAACTCTCACCACCATTAGAAGAAAGTGAGAGTGATTTGGATAACTTAGATGTTGAGGAAATGCAAAAGAGTAGTGAGTTTAGGGAAAAAGGAAAGATCTTTATTGGAAATTTACCATTATGGGTTAAAAAAAAGGAGCTTGGTGAGTTCTTTAGACAATTTGGGCCAATCAAGAATGTAATTTTAATAAAGGGTCATCATGAGACTGAAATGAATAAGGGGTTTGGGTTTGTGATATATGGGGGTTCAACTGCTGAAAAGGCAGCAATGAAGGCTGTTGAGTTTGATGGGGTTGAATTTCATGGGAGAGTATTGACTGTTAAGTTGGATGATGGGAGGAGAATGAAAGCGAAAACCGAGGAAAGGAAAAGGTGGGTTGAAGGGGAAGATGATGTGGAGTATAGGTCTAAGTGGCATGAGGAAAGGGAAGGGTCAAGAAATGATTTTAGGAAGGTTTTAGATACGCAGCCGGATAATTGGCAGGCCGTCGTGCAAGCATTCGATAGAATCAAGAAGGTATTATGCTTACTGAG GAAAGAGTTTGGTTTAATGGTGAACTATTATGGACGGCGTGGTGACATGCATCGTGCACGTGAAACCTTTGAAAAGATGCGTGCTCGAGGGATAGAGCCAACAGTTCATGTATATACCAA CCTCATCCATGCTTATGCAGTAGCTAGAGACATGGAAGAAGCACTATCTTGTGTGAGGAGAATGAAAGAAGAAGGAATTGAAATGAGTCTGGTGACTCACAGCATCCTTGTTGATGGATTTGCTAAACTGGGAAATATTGA AGCTGCAGAGCAATGGTTTAAGGAGGCTAAAGAGAGGCATCCGACTTTAAATGCTATTATATATGGCAGCATTATCTATGCTAACTG CCAAAGATGCAATATGGACCGAGCTGAAGAGTTAATTAGGGAGATGGAAGAAGAGGGTATTGATGCTCCAATTGATATCTATCATATCATGATGGATGGTTATACTTCGATAGGAAATGAGGACAAATGTCTCATTGTATTTGATAGACTTAAG GAGTGTGGATTTACACCTTCAGTTGTCAGCTACGGATGCTTAATGAATCTTTATATCAAG ATTGGTAAAGTTTCCAAAGCTTTTGAGGTCAGTCAAATGATGAAGTTGGCCGGCATAAAGCATAACATGAAGACATATTCCATGTTGATCAACGGATTCATTAATTTAAAAGATTGGGCAAATGCTTTTGCAGTTTTTGAGGATGTGATAACGGATGGTTTGAAGCCAGATGTGGTCCTTTATAATAACATTATCAGAGCATTTTGTGGCATGGGTAACATGGATCGTGCTGTACGTATAGTTGAGGAAATGAAAAAGGAGAGGCAAAGACCTACTTCGCGAACCTTTATGCCAATTATACATGCCTTTGCTAAAGCTGGAGAAATAAGAAAAGCACTTGACATCTTTGATATGATGAGGAGGAGTGGGTGCATCCCAACTGTTCAGACTTTCAATGCATTAATTCTTGGCCTTGTTGAGAAGCGTCAG ATGGAGAAAGCTGTGGATGTTTTAGATGAGATGTTGCTTGCAGGAATTAGGCCAAATGAACGTACGTATACAAGCATTATGGATGGTTATGCATCTCTTGGTGATACAGGAAAAGCGTTTGAATATTTTTCAAGAATTAAAGATGAGGGTCTGGAACTTGACATATATACATATGAGGCATTACTCAAGGCATGTTGTAAATCAGGCAGGATGCAAAGTGCTTTGGCAGTTACAAAAGAAATGAGTGCCAAAAACATCCCGAGGAACACCTATGTGTACAACATATTAATTGACGG ATGGGCTCGAAGAGGTGATGTTTGGGAGGCTGCTGACCTGATGCAACAAATGAGACAAGACGGGGTTCAACCTGACATCCATACCTATACTTCTTTTGTAAATGCTTGTTGTAAAGCTGGAGACATGCag AAAGCGACAAACACAATTCTAGAGATGAAAAGGGTTGGGGTTAAACCAAATGTTAAAACTTACACCACTCTCATACACGGTTGGGCACGGGCTTCACTTCCTGAAAAGGCTTTAAAATGCTTTGAAGAGATGAAGCAATCTGGTTTGGAGCCGGACAAAGCCGTATATCATTGTTTAATGACGTCACTGTTGTCAAGGGCCACGGTTGCCGAATATTACATTATAGCGGGGATCCACCACGTTTGTGAAGAGATGGTGGTGTCCGGATTGACTGTTGATATGGGAACTGCAGTTCATTGGTCCCGATGCTTGCAGAAGATTGAGAGGACCGGAGGTGATTTAACAGAAGCACTTCAGAAGACATTTCCTCCTGATTGGAATTCCTACAGAAATCTTAATGCAGCTTCAAATGAAACTGGGAATAATGAAGGGTTAGACAACGGTGATTACAACGATGGTCCTTTCTTTGAGAACGACAGTGATATTGACAGTGACGATGATACAAACGCCCCTGAGATGTAA
- the LOC132613633 gene encoding pentatricopeptide repeat-containing protein At5g04810, chloroplastic isoform X2 gives MDTSVIFSLSSTSHYSPSPPHFTTSILTLKHHPTTTVVSLKTSSSDSQEKPTTSTSLRRPNLEFTKNPLKQLLNTPPSTTKKPLNTPQSQNLKFTKNPLKLLLNSPPATSPPPPQSLTNKLSPPLEESESDLDNLDVEEMQKSSEFREKGKIFIGNLPLWVKKKELGEFFRQFGPIKNVILIKGHHETEMNKGFGFVIYGGSTAEKAAMKAVEFDGVEFHGRVLTVKLDDGRRMKAKTEERKRWVEGEDDVEYRSKWHEEREGSRNDFRKVLDTQPDNWQAVVQAFDRIKKPSRKEFGLMVNYYGRRGDMHRARETFEKMRARGIEPTVHVYTNLIHAYAVARDMEEALSCVRRMKEEGIEMSLVTHSILVDGFAKLGNIEAAEQWFKEAKERHPTLNAIIYGSIIYANCQRCNMDRAEELIREMEEEGIDAPIDIYHIMMDGYTSIGNEDKCLIVFDRLKECGFTPSVVSYGCLMNLYIKIGKVSKAFEVSQMMKLAGIKHNMKTYSMLINGFINLKDWANAFAVFEDVITDGLKPDVVLYNNIIRAFCGMGNMDRAVRIVEEMKKERQRPTSRTFMPIIHAFAKAGEIRKALDIFDMMRRSGCIPTVQTFNALILGLVEKRQMEKAVDVLDEMLLAGIRPNERTYTSIMDGYASLGDTGKAFEYFSRIKDEGLELDIYTYEALLKACCKSGRMQSALAVTKEMSAKNIPRNTYVYNILIDGWARRGDVWEAADLMQQMRQDGVQPDIHTYTSFVNACCKAGDMQKATNTILEMKRVGVKPNVKTYTTLIHGWARASLPEKALKCFEEMKQSGLEPDKAVYHCLMTSLLSRATVAEYYIIAGIHHVCEEMVVSGLTVDMGTAVHWSRCLQKIERTGGDLTEALQKTFPPDWNSYRNLNAASNETGNNEGLDNGDYNDGPFFENDSDIDSDDDTNAPEM, from the exons ATGGACACTAGTGTTATCTTCTCCCTCTCTTCCACCTCACACTACTCTCCATCTCCACCACACTTCACCACTTCCATCCTTACCTTAAAACACCATCCCACCACCACAGTTGTCTCCCTCAAGACTTCCTCATCTGACTCCCAAGAAAAACCCACCACCTCCACCAGCCTCAGGCGACCCAATCTTGAATTTACCAAAAACCCCTTAAAACAGCTCCTTAATACCCCTCCTTCCACCACCAAGAAACCCCTTAATACCCCTCAATCTCAGAATCTTAAATTCACTAAAAACCCCTTAAAACTTCTCCTTAATTCCCCTCCTGCCACCTCACCACCACCCCCACAAAGCCTCACTAACAAACTCTCACCACCATTAGAAGAAAGTGAGAGTGATTTGGATAACTTAGATGTTGAGGAAATGCAAAAGAGTAGTGAGTTTAGGGAAAAAGGAAAGATCTTTATTGGAAATTTACCATTATGGGTTAAAAAAAAGGAGCTTGGTGAGTTCTTTAGACAATTTGGGCCAATCAAGAATGTAATTTTAATAAAGGGTCATCATGAGACTGAAATGAATAAGGGGTTTGGGTTTGTGATATATGGGGGTTCAACTGCTGAAAAGGCAGCAATGAAGGCTGTTGAGTTTGATGGGGTTGAATTTCATGGGAGAGTATTGACTGTTAAGTTGGATGATGGGAGGAGAATGAAAGCGAAAACCGAGGAAAGGAAAAGGTGGGTTGAAGGGGAAGATGATGTGGAGTATAGGTCTAAGTGGCATGAGGAAAGGGAAGGGTCAAGAAATGATTTTAGGAAGGTTTTAGATACGCAGCCGGATAATTGGCAGGCCGTCGTGCAAGCATTCGATAGAATCAAGAAG CCATCCAGGAAAGAGTTTGGTTTAATGGTGAACTATTATGGACGGCGTGGTGACATGCATCGTGCACGTGAAACCTTTGAAAAGATGCGTGCTCGAGGGATAGAGCCAACAGTTCATGTATATACCAA CCTCATCCATGCTTATGCAGTAGCTAGAGACATGGAAGAAGCACTATCTTGTGTGAGGAGAATGAAAGAAGAAGGAATTGAAATGAGTCTGGTGACTCACAGCATCCTTGTTGATGGATTTGCTAAACTGGGAAATATTGA AGCTGCAGAGCAATGGTTTAAGGAGGCTAAAGAGAGGCATCCGACTTTAAATGCTATTATATATGGCAGCATTATCTATGCTAACTG CCAAAGATGCAATATGGACCGAGCTGAAGAGTTAATTAGGGAGATGGAAGAAGAGGGTATTGATGCTCCAATTGATATCTATCATATCATGATGGATGGTTATACTTCGATAGGAAATGAGGACAAATGTCTCATTGTATTTGATAGACTTAAG GAGTGTGGATTTACACCTTCAGTTGTCAGCTACGGATGCTTAATGAATCTTTATATCAAG ATTGGTAAAGTTTCCAAAGCTTTTGAGGTCAGTCAAATGATGAAGTTGGCCGGCATAAAGCATAACATGAAGACATATTCCATGTTGATCAACGGATTCATTAATTTAAAAGATTGGGCAAATGCTTTTGCAGTTTTTGAGGATGTGATAACGGATGGTTTGAAGCCAGATGTGGTCCTTTATAATAACATTATCAGAGCATTTTGTGGCATGGGTAACATGGATCGTGCTGTACGTATAGTTGAGGAAATGAAAAAGGAGAGGCAAAGACCTACTTCGCGAACCTTTATGCCAATTATACATGCCTTTGCTAAAGCTGGAGAAATAAGAAAAGCACTTGACATCTTTGATATGATGAGGAGGAGTGGGTGCATCCCAACTGTTCAGACTTTCAATGCATTAATTCTTGGCCTTGTTGAGAAGCGTCAG ATGGAGAAAGCTGTGGATGTTTTAGATGAGATGTTGCTTGCAGGAATTAGGCCAAATGAACGTACGTATACAAGCATTATGGATGGTTATGCATCTCTTGGTGATACAGGAAAAGCGTTTGAATATTTTTCAAGAATTAAAGATGAGGGTCTGGAACTTGACATATATACATATGAGGCATTACTCAAGGCATGTTGTAAATCAGGCAGGATGCAAAGTGCTTTGGCAGTTACAAAAGAAATGAGTGCCAAAAACATCCCGAGGAACACCTATGTGTACAACATATTAATTGACGG ATGGGCTCGAAGAGGTGATGTTTGGGAGGCTGCTGACCTGATGCAACAAATGAGACAAGACGGGGTTCAACCTGACATCCATACCTATACTTCTTTTGTAAATGCTTGTTGTAAAGCTGGAGACATGCag AAAGCGACAAACACAATTCTAGAGATGAAAAGGGTTGGGGTTAAACCAAATGTTAAAACTTACACCACTCTCATACACGGTTGGGCACGGGCTTCACTTCCTGAAAAGGCTTTAAAATGCTTTGAAGAGATGAAGCAATCTGGTTTGGAGCCGGACAAAGCCGTATATCATTGTTTAATGACGTCACTGTTGTCAAGGGCCACGGTTGCCGAATATTACATTATAGCGGGGATCCACCACGTTTGTGAAGAGATGGTGGTGTCCGGATTGACTGTTGATATGGGAACTGCAGTTCATTGGTCCCGATGCTTGCAGAAGATTGAGAGGACCGGAGGTGATTTAACAGAAGCACTTCAGAAGACATTTCCTCCTGATTGGAATTCCTACAGAAATCTTAATGCAGCTTCAAATGAAACTGGGAATAATGAAGGGTTAGACAACGGTGATTACAACGATGGTCCTTTCTTTGAGAACGACAGTGATATTGACAGTGACGATGATACAAACGCCCCTGAGATGTAA
- the LOC132615596 gene encoding pentatricopeptide repeat-containing protein At5g04780, mitochondrial, with amino-acid sequence MHEMKALQRCKILSLYIYSHNRNLFSVANATLDKAEEEVDIICENKDSNILPYLHDIVQECAKEKTPMNGKSAHGQMIKSGFATDTLTTNMLINMYAKCGFVDLARKVFDEMPQRSVVSWNTLMGSYIKNGDGEEALRLFVQMQREGNQFNGFTVSGVLCACAAKFAVLESKQLHGFALKVSLESNVFVSTALLDVYAKCGLMKDAFRVFNSMPERNDVTWSSMVAGYVQNELYEEAIMFFHRLQKSGIEHNQFTLSSIISACAAMAALLEGNEVHAIIWKTGFGANVYVGSSLVDLYARCGSIDEAYIVFSNAEVKNDVIWNSMISGLARNARPLEAMTLFEKMQLAGFYPSELTYVSVLSACGHMGLVDKGRMYFDKMKREHNLSPNVYHYSCMVDILGRKGLVEEAKDLIEDMPFAATPSMWGSVLASCRVHGNVEVAEIAAKHLFELEPNNAGNHVLLSNIYASKKRWGDVALTRKLLKDSEAKKERGKSWIQIKDKVHTFMVGERNHPSIMEVYSRLDELLVGMEKLGYKGETEHDLHDVEVSRKHELLRHHSEKLAFTYGLMCLPSSAPIRIMKNLRICGDCHSFMKFASKVTGREIIVRDVNRFHHLTNGSCSCGEFW; translated from the coding sequence atgcatgaaatgaaagCCTTACAAAGATGCAAGATTTTGAGTCTATATATTTATTCTCACAACAGAAATTTATTCTCAGTGGCCAATGCTACACTTGACAAAGCTGAGGAAGAAGTAGACATCATTTGTGAAAACAAAGATTCAAATATTTTACCATATTTACACGACATAGTACAAGAATGTGCAAAAGAAAAGACCCCAATGAATGGAAAATCTGCGCATGGTCAGATGATAAAGTCCGGATTTGCAACTGATACATTGACGACAAACATGCTCATCAATATGTACGCGAAATGCGGGTTTGTTGATTTAGCACGTAAGGTGTTCGACGAAATGCCTCAAAGAAGTGTTGTTTCTTGGAACACCCTGATGGGTTCGTATATCAAGAACGGAGATGGAGAAGAAGCGTTGCGTCTTTTCGTTCAAATGCAAAGAGAAGGGAATCAGTTTAATGGGTTTACTGTTTCAGGTGTTCTTTGTGCTTGTGCTGCAAAGTTTGCTGTTTTAGAAAGCAAACAATTGCATGGTTTTGCTCTTAAGGTGTCGTTGGAATCGAATGTTTTTGTGTCGACTGCTTTGCTTGATGTTTATGCGAAATGTGGGTTGATGAAGGATGCTTTTCGGGTTTTTAATTCAATGCCTGAGAGGAATGATGTTACTTGGAGTTCAATGGTCGCAGGGTATGTCCAAAATGAGCTATATGAGGAGGCTATAATGTTTTTTCACAGATTACAGAAATCGGGGATAGAGCATAACCAATTTACTCTTTCTTCGATTATATCTGCTTGTGCTGCAATGGCTGCTTTGTTAGAAGGGAATGAAGTTCATGCGATAATATGGAAAACTGGTTTCGGTGCCAATGTTTATGTGGGTTCCTCTCTTGTAGACTTATATGCAAGGTGTGGAAGTATTGACGAAGCCTATATTGTTTTTTCAAATGCTGAGGTGAAGAATGATGTGATATGGAATTCGATGATTTCTGGCTTGGCTAGAAATGCGCGGCCTTTAGAGGCTATGACGTTGTTTGAGAAAATGCAGTTAGCCGGATTTTATCCGAGTGAGTTGACTTATGTCTCTGTGCTATCTGCTTGTGGTCATATGGGTCTTGTTGACAAGGGGCGGATGTATTTTGACAAGATGAAGAGAGAACACAACTTATCTCCCAATGTATATCATTATTCATGTATGGTTGACATTCTTGGTAGAAAAGGCTTGGTTGAAGAAGCTAAGGATTTAATAGAAGATATGCCTTTTGCTGCAACTCCTTCCATGTGGGGTTCTGTTTTGGCCTCTTGTAGGGTCCATGGAAATGTTGAGGTGGCTGAAATTGCTGCCAAACATCTGTTTGAGCTCGAGCCTAATAATGCTGGGAACCACGTCTTGCTTTCAAACATATATGCTTCCAAGAAAAGGTGGGGCGATGTTGCCTTAACGAGAAAGCTTCTTAAAGACAGTGAAGCGAAGAAAGAAAGAGGCAAGAGTTGGATACAGATAAAAGACAAGGTTCACACATTCATGGTCGGGGAGAGAAATCATCCAAGCATTATGGAGGTTTATTCAAGATTGGATGAATTGTTGGTAGGTATGGAGAAGTTAGGTTACAAAGGTGAAACTGAACACGACCTGCACGATGTGGAAGTGAGCAGAAAACATGAACTTCTGAGGCATCATAGTGAGAAGCTTGCTTTTACTTATGGGTTGATGTGTTTGCCTTCAAGTGCTCCTATAAGAATTATGAAGAACCTCAGGATCTGTGGGGACTGTCATTCTTTTATGAAGTTTGCTTCAAAAGTAACAGGGAGGGAAATAATTGTAAGAGATGTTAATCGTTTTCATCATTTAACTAATGGATCATGTTCATGTGGAGAATTTTGGTAA